The Lycium barbarum isolate Lr01 chromosome 9, ASM1917538v2, whole genome shotgun sequence genome has a segment encoding these proteins:
- the LOC132610553 gene encoding late embryogenesis abundant protein D-34-like — MSQEQPRRQQGQGDQDPIKYGDVFAGVSDELGEKAVKPEDAAMMQSAETAVLGKTQKGGPAATMQSAANLNVSAGLVQPGDVTDVAAREGVTVTGTAVPGANIITESVAGQVVGQYIQPTGGATQGGAVATGQQQGVTGGDGGGGGRQQGGGGGGARAITIGQALEATAKTIPAKPVDQCDAAAIQAAEIRATGSNVITPGGVTATAQSAAAYNETMMRDEDKIKLGDVLSSATTVLPADKPATRQDAEGVVGAEIRNRQDMSTTPGGVAASVTVAARMNERSQQQS, encoded by the exons ATGAGTCAAGAACAACCAAGAAGGCAACAGGGACAGGGTGATCAGGACCCAATCAAATATGGTGATGTTTTTGCAGGTGTCTCAGATGAGCTTGGAGAAAAGGCAGTTAAGCCAGAAGATGCAGCCATGATGCAGAGCGCTGAAACCGCCGTGCTCGGGAAAACACAAAAAGGCGGTCCAGCAGCTACCATGCAATCAGCAGCTAATCTTAACGTGAGTGCTGGTCTAGTTCAGCCTGGTGATGTTACTGATGTTGCAGCTCGAGAGGGTGTTACTGTTACTGGGACGGCAGTTCCTGGAGCTAATATCATCACTGAATCAGTTGCTGGGCAG GTAGTTGGACAATACATCCAACCAACAGGAGGGGCGACTCAAGGTGGTGCTGTTGCCACAGGACAGCAACAAGGGGTAACTGGAGGCGATGGCGGTGGTGGAGGACGGCAACAaggaggtggtggtggaggtgCCAGAGCGATCACGATAGGACAAGCTCTTGAAGCGACTGCAAAAACAATACCGGCCAAGCCAGTGGATCAGTGCGATGCAGCAGCAATCCAAGCAGCTGAAATACGAGCAACAGGCAGTAATGTTATCACTCCTGGCGGGGTCACAGCCACTGCTCAGTCGGCTGCGGCCTATAATGAAACTATGATGAGAGATGAGGACAAAATTAAGCTCGGAGATGTCTTGTCG AGTGCTACTACGGTGTTGCCAGCGGATAAGCCAGCGACGAGGCAGGATGCGGAAGGAGTGGTGGGGGCGGAGATACGCAACAGACAAGACATGTCCACCACTCCTGGGGGAGTCGCTGCTTCTGTGACTGTAGCTGCCAGGATGAATGAAAGGAGTCAACAACAATCTTAA
- the LOC132611676 gene encoding uncharacterized protein LOC132611676, which produces HGDPKNLPRGHPVCFSVSNFDSFVQTLKEKGIEVHERTQPDGKTKQVFFFDPDGNGLEVSSAAPLS; this is translated from the exons CATGGTGACCCGAAGAATCTGCCCAGAGGTCACCCTGTTTGCTTCTCCGTCTCCAATTTCGATTCATTTGTTCAGACCCTCAAG GAGAAAGGAATTGAAGTTCACGAGAGGACTCAACCAGATGGCAAGACCAAACAAGTCTTTTTCTTTGATCCAGATG GGAATGGTTTGGAGGTAAGCAGTGCGGCTCCTCTCTCCTGA